One segment of Halococcus salsus DNA contains the following:
- the solA gene encoding N-methyl-L-tryptophan oxidase: MSGTDGKYDAIVVGVGGMGSAAAYHLARRGQDVLGLERYDIPHTNGSSHGITRIIRRAYYEHPSYVPLIERAYDLWDGLEEESGRSIIHRTGSIDAGPPDDPVFEGSLRSCKEHDIPHEVLTSAELTDRFPGYRLPEEHKALYQEDGGFVVPEQAIVAHTQAAQAAGAEIHARTRVHGWTETPDGGVRVETDRGSYEANDLVLAAGAWNYKLADALDGLAVPERQVLSWFQPTSPALFQPDTFPVWNLSVPEGRFYGFPVHDVPGMKLGKYHHRDEQIDPDEWDRDPNAEDERVLREFAERYFPEGTGSTMGLATCMFTNSPDEHFIIDSLPNHPQVTVAAGFSGHGFKFASVIGEILADLTVDDETDHPIDMFRLSRFD, encoded by the coding sequence ATGAGCGGTACCGACGGAAAATACGATGCCATCGTCGTCGGGGTCGGTGGGATGGGAAGTGCGGCCGCGTATCACCTCGCACGTCGAGGGCAGGACGTCCTGGGATTGGAGCGGTACGATATTCCCCACACGAACGGCTCCTCCCACGGGATCACACGTATCATCCGGCGAGCGTACTACGAGCATCCCTCCTACGTCCCCCTCATCGAGCGTGCCTACGACCTCTGGGATGGCCTCGAAGAGGAGTCGGGTCGGTCCATCATTCATCGGACGGGCTCTATCGACGCCGGGCCGCCCGACGACCCGGTGTTCGAGGGCTCGTTGCGGTCGTGCAAGGAACACGATATCCCACACGAAGTCCTCACGAGCGCGGAGCTCACGGACCGATTCCCCGGCTATCGGCTTCCGGAGGAACACAAAGCACTCTACCAGGAGGATGGGGGATTCGTCGTTCCGGAACAGGCGATCGTCGCCCACACCCAGGCTGCACAGGCGGCCGGTGCCGAGATTCACGCTCGCACACGGGTCCACGGCTGGACCGAGACACCCGACGGCGGTGTCCGGGTCGAAACCGACCGCGGGAGCTACGAGGCGAACGACTTGGTTCTCGCCGCGGGCGCGTGGAACTACAAGCTCGCCGACGCTCTCGACGGGCTCGCCGTTCCGGAACGACAGGTGCTCTCTTGGTTCCAGCCGACGTCCCCGGCGCTGTTTCAGCCGGATACCTTCCCCGTGTGGAACCTGTCCGTCCCCGAAGGCCGGTTCTACGGGTTCCCGGTCCACGACGTTCCGGGCATGAAGCTGGGGAAGTATCACCACCGGGACGAGCAGATCGATCCGGACGAGTGGGACCGCGACCCCAACGCCGAGGACGAGCGTGTCCTCCGGGAGTTCGCCGAACGATACTTCCCGGAGGGAACCGGCTCGACGATGGGCCTCGCGACCTGTATGTTCACCAATTCGCCGGACGAACACTTCATCATCGACTCGCTCCCGAACCACCCACAGGTGACCGTCGCGGCCGGGTTTTCCGGTCACGGGTTCAAGTTCGCGAGCGTCATCGGCGAGATACTCGCCGACCTCACGGTCGACGACGAGACGGACCACCCGATCGATATGTTCCGCTTGAGCAGATTCGACTAG